In Micropterus dolomieu isolate WLL.071019.BEF.003 ecotype Adirondacks linkage group LG17, ASM2129224v1, whole genome shotgun sequence, one genomic interval encodes:
- the ttc36 gene encoding tetratricopeptide repeat protein 36 → MASAHDRAVLQAIFNPTTPFGDIPGLNQEEELTDDDSGFDTELLKQVKELEMQGVSAAEAGDLQAALQLFSQAIQILPQRASAYNNRAQALRLQGNTAGALEDLDRAISLSGDAGRTACQALVQRGLLRRLACQDDEARADFEKAAALGSEFARQQAVVLNPYAALCNKMLSEVINKLRNPEVSEMQ, encoded by the exons ATGGCCTCGGCACATGACAGAGCTGTACTTCAGGCTATATTCAACCCCACCACCCCCTTTGGAGACATCCCTGGCCTGAACCAAGAGGAGGAATTAACTGATGATG ACAGTGGCTTTGACACAGAGTTGCTGAAGCAAGTGAAAGAGTTGGAGATGCAGGGTGTCTCTGCAGCAGAGGCTGGGGATTTGCAAGCTGCACTTCAACTGTTCAGCCAGGCAATTCAGATCCTGCCTCAGCGAGCTTCAGCCTATAACAACCGGGCACAGGCCCTGCGGCTGCAGGGGAACACAGCAG GAGCGCTGGAAGACCTGGACCGGGCCATCTCTCTGAGCGGTGATGCTGGGCGAACTGCCTGCCAGGCACTCGTGCAAAGGGGCCTTTTACGTAGATTAGCATGCCAGGATGATGAAGCCAGAGCAGATTTTGAGAAAGCAGCTGCACTTGGAAGTGAATTTGCTCGACAACAGGCTGTGGTTCTTAATCCGTATGCAGCCCTGTGCAACAAAATGCTGTCAGAGGTGATCAACAAGCTACGCAATCCTGAAGTGTCTGAGATGCAGTAG